attaaatgtataagtgagagatagcgagaggagaagaaaattatagccaAACTTATAgctaattttattatatatgttggcttaAAATGAGTTAATAGTAGAAGTTGAGTTATACTATTGTCCTTGCTCTTAAGCGTCGACGGAAGGTTGATCGATTGGTGGGAATTTGGGTGGTCAATCACCGCATCCCATGAGATCGTTCTCCAACTGATCGAATCGCAAGGAGTTACCGGTACTTCTCGCATAGCTATTTGCTGCTACGCAGTCTGCAAAGTAACAGCAAAATCTTCACGGGAACAATGACCGAGGATAAAAGGAAGTGGGCTTTCTGGGATGGAAACAAAGGTTTCATTCCAGGATAGTACGGTATAACTCTGGATTTCAGGATTGGTTTTATAATTCTGACTTCCAGTGTTGACCTTTTTTCTTCAGAACGATTGGTTTCCATTTAGATGAACAAGGCTTCACGTACGATTCATCCAGTGTTAGGAAGGGCCTGCGAATTCGGCATGTTTTCTACAGTTAAGATGGGCTGCCAAAGTCCAACAACCTTAAGGCTCACTGGGATCAGCTAATTACAGTAATTGCTCTAACTGTTTAATTAAACCTAACATGTTTGAACAGTGATATTCATGAAACTTATTtagtagtaaaaaaatatagtacttCATCcactcaaaatataacaacttttaatctttaaaatttgtatcaagTATAACTACATATTCATCCACATTCTATTTTTAACTGATCACAACACCATTCAAATTTCCACATACCTCATCTTTCTAATCAATCACAACATTCTTCTATTTAATTCTACCAACTTACTTAGCAATCGTGTATAATTTTAAAACTTCTTATGTTTTTTGGACGAAGATAATACTCCCCGTTATAAAATCTGAGCTAATATACCACGGGATCCCGTCTAAATGGGATGATACCGATCAAGTATCAGATTGATCTGATACCCGTAGGTACCAGTCACCAACCTATACCTCGTTAGTATTAGCTAATGCCTGCTGGGACCACGTACCTGGTCGATACCCGATGGTACTAGGCGTGGTACCTATCAGTACTAGACCTGGTACCTATTGAGTATCAGACCAGAGCTTAGAGGGGAAGAGAATAAGGGATGAAGATGGTTATATGTGTTGGTTCTCTCACCTGGAGATGATGACGCCAAGCTCGATCAATGCCAAATCCAATAGCCGAGGATCTTGGGGTTTCAAATTTGTCGAACATGAGCAACAAGAAGGACACTTCCTCCCCTATCCTCCCTTGCACTTGGCGGCAATGGTGGTCGGTGGTGGTCTTACTCGACAACAATGGCATCGACACTGCCTCATCCTCTATCAACGGTGATGGAGGCGGAAGCTCCATGTCTTCCATCAATGCAATGATGGCGCTTCCCATCTCCTTCGGCTACGACTTCCTTTGTCCTCGCAGCGTAAGTCCACCTAATTTTATTGTGGTCCTACGGCACACCCTAGCCGATATGGGACTGTTTTAGTGCTTACCTGCATCTTGCCCTCCGACTTGTTGCTCCGCGTTGATCCTTCTTCCCCGCCGTGTCGGTCCAAGTCTTCTCCGCTGGGCATAGGTGCCGGAGAGGGGATCTCGCCCCGGATGGTAGGGATTGGGTGACGGTATCTTGTATTTTCTAACATGGGTTATTTTTCTTTAGTGACAATTTTGTTCTTTCCCCTACTCTAACACCACAAAATCTTCCCCTTGAGTTGTGATTCTTACTATGAACATACTACGTCCAAACCGAGATAAATATACACGTCTAACAGAATATCTAAACCGAGAGAAATCAGAAATTAGAAAGAGAATTCACATCAACATTGACACGGGTGGTTTTCGCGCTGCACCAATCACGAAGCACCCAAGCACGAATCTCGGAGCGCCGATGCCTCAACGCATCTGAGAAACCGTTccaagctcgccgccgacgacccggccggaccctcccacgccgccgccatcgcgcgCGCGATCTCCCCCGCCTTCCTCCTCATCGCCTCGCCCTTCTCCGTCTCCCCCATCACCGCCCCCACGGCCTCGGCCACCTCCCCACTCTCCACCGCCGAGCTCTCCAGGTTCCCGCGCGCCACCTCCACGCACACCCcccactccaccaccaccatcgcgtTGAAGAACTGCTCGGCCCCCACCGGCCACCCGAGCAGCGGCACGCCGTGGCGGAGGCTCTCGAGGATggagttccacccgcagtggGTCAGGAACGCGCCCGTGGACGGGTGCGCCAGGATCCGCGCCTGCGGCGCCCACCCGCGCACCACCAGCCCCCTGCCTGCGCGCGCCATCCGGTCCTCGAATCCGGCGGGGAGCCACCCGGGATCGAATCCGTCCTTGGGGTCGAACCCCACCGGCGGCCGGACGGCCCAGACGAACGGCCGCCCGCTCGCCTCCAGCCCCAGCGCCAGCTCCGCCATCTGACGGATGCTGATGCTGTTCTGCGACCCGAACGAGATGTACAGCACCGAGCGCCGCGGGTGCGCGTCCAGCCACCGGATGATGctggtgtcgtcgtcgtcctgcgATTTCGAAGGATCCGGCGCCGCGAGGATCGGCCCGATCGCCCATGTCTGGACGCCGAAGCTCGCTCTGAGCATGTCTAGCCCGGAGGTCTCCAGTTCCTGGATGGTGTTGACGAGCACGGCGTCGGTCTTGCGGCAGCACGGGATGACCCGCCGGAAGAAGGCCGTCCAGGGGTCCGCCCCCGTCGCGGCGAGCATGTACTGCGGGATCTGGGTGCGGTGGAGGACGACGTCGGGGAAGTCGGGCAGCAGCGGGaactcgtcgccgccggccgtgaGGGTGTGCGGGAGGTGCTCCCACACGGAGAAGAAGACGGCGTGGCCGAAGGCGCCTCCGGGGAGGAACACGGCGTGGGAcgcgccccgcgcgcgcgcgacgtcgGCCGTCCACGCGAAGAAGGAGTCGGCGATGACGCAGACGGGGGGCCGGATGCCAGCGACGAAGCCATCGAAGGCCGGGCGGAGGGACTCGGAGGCCCGGAAGAGGGTGATGAACTGGTGGACGTGGAGGTCGGCGAGGGACTCGGCGCCGTCGGGCAGACCGTGGTCGGCGGGCGCGAAGGGGAGCGCGTGGAGCCGGATCGGAGGGGAGgtggccgggagggagagggagccgAGGAGGCGTGGGGTGGAGACGAGCGTGACGGCGAGGCCCGGGCGGAGCgtctggaggtggccggcgaggcggaggaaggCCGGGATGTGGCCGTGCGCGAGGAAGGGGAAGAGCACGACGTGCGGgctcctcgcctcctctccctctgccGCCATGGTGAGGTGATGATGGGGACGGGGTGTTCGGTACTTCGGTGGAAGTGGACGCTGAGAGTGATGCGGCTCCCGCGCTGCCACTGAAAAACAAAACGCTGATGCGCTGAATGGCTGGAAAGGCGCCCTCCACTCACCGGGTGAGATACCGAGATGTGACCGCTTCCTTTCTCCAATTCTTCAATTTCGTCCAACTGAACTGTGCACTGACGCCATGATCAAACAGGTCCAGGTTTGAGCAGCAGAGCTTCATCAGATTATCAAAAGGAGTACAGAAAGACGAAGGGATGGCACATTGGTACCGATCGATGCAATGTCTGCAGTTCTCCACTGCATTCTGCTGGTACTCCTATATGTACTCTGGCCCCCGGTAGTACTAATACCACATGAGTAACATCAGTGATTATATGATTATTATCAAAGGCGAACTTTAGGAAGGGATGGAGATACTAGCTGAATTGCTTGAAGCAGAACCGTAGATGGAGATAATCAGAGCTTTCCAAACGGGAACACTATTAACAGGTATTTGGTCTATCGACTATTATTTACAACAACTGGGCAATGAACTCGAAGAAGGAACTAGAAAAACCCACATCAAAGTCAGATAAAAAAACTCTAGAAGTAAGAACTGCCATCCCGCCCATGAAGAACTCTGCGGCTCTACCGGTAATTCTTCGTTGTTCTGAAGGATATGCTGAGAGACACTGGATGTACAGAATGGCATTTGTATGAGTCAGTTTTATTTATCTCCCTAGAAATATGACATAAAGAATGAATGCAAACTCCCAAAAAATTCCTACATAAGTAAACAGAGAGAGGGAGCAAAAGGGCATTGCCCTGACTagaacatatataaatacatcATAAGTTATCCTTCTTTGAAGAATGATCAGAAGCAGGCGAGGATGAAGAGCTCATCCTGGCCCTATCTCTAGACTCACTTAACATAACTACAACATTCCGCATCGGTGGTCTGTCATATGGAGACATACTAGTACATAGCAATGCAATTTTCAAGACCTCAATCATATGATCGACAGACGTTTTGTCTTCCAAATTCAGATTCTTATCAAGAATCCCTGGACCCAAAGAATTGTCCCTGATGTAATTCTTTACCCATGTTACCAGATCACCTCCCAGTTCTAATGGTTGTACAGGGGCACGTCCGGTTAGCAGCTCCAGCAGTACGACGCCGTAACTGTATATGTCACTTTTTTCAGTAACCTTCATGGTGTATGCATATTCTGATCAAAGGAGAACTAGGTTAGTACTTTGTAGGAAACAATCACATGTACTTTCTGCTAGTATAAAGCAATCAAGTGGTATAGTAGCCTAGGATTTTACAAGCAATTTCAAGTAAAAGAGATAAGAGCTATAACAGGAATAAGTATGCAAAGTAACAGTAGAAGACTCACCAGGTGCTATATATCCATATGAACCAGCAATTGCAGACATTGATTTTGAGTATGGCATGTCTATCACCTTTGCCAATCCAAAGTCACCAACATGAGCTTCAAAGTTCTCATCAAGtaaaatgttatttgattttatatcACGGTGGATGATGCGAGGTTTGCAATCGTGATGCAAGTAAGATAGCCCTTCAGCTGATCCTAGGGCTATCATGAAGCGTGTCTCCCAATCAAGTGAAGACGAAGATTGCCCATGAAGTAACTCCCCAAGGCTTCCTCTTGGCATGTATTCATACAACAGAAGGTTGGAACCCTGGTGATAGATGAACCCATATAACTTCACAATATTACGATGCCTTATCTTTCCTAGAGTAAGGATCTCTGCACGAAAACTATTGTCTGTGTTGCTTCCCTCTCTGTTAGAAGCCAGCTTCTTTACAGCAATTGTCTGTCCAGCTTTCAAGATGGCTCTGTACACTGTTCCACATGCACCTCTTCCAATAACACAACTCTCGTCAAAATTATTTGTGGCAGAAACCAATTCCTGAAATGTATATGCATCCTTGGTAGAAACCTGCATGTTAGACCCAGCAGAAAATATTTGCTTGTCTTGCAAAGGAGCTACTGTTTCTAGTGGTTTTCTCATATGATACACAATTATAACGATAAGAATAAGTGAAATTCCTCCAATAACAGCAGCAACAATTGCTATGACCTTGCCCAAAGGGGGGCTGCCTGAATTGGATGACTGGGAAGAAGATATTGACTCAGACCCACATTTGCCAAGTTGTCCGCCACATAGTCCTTTGTTTCCAAGAAAGCTGGTTGACGCCATGTTATCAAAAAGTGGTATAGTGGGGAGAGCGCCGGTGAGATTATTGTAGGAGACATTGAACTCAAGCAAACTAGACAGATTTGCAAAGGTATCTGGGATTTCACCTGTCAGCTTGTTATTATTGAGAAACAAATTTTCCAATAATGCAAGATTACCAAGCTCTGATGGTATGTTGCCAGAGAGATTGTTATAACTCAAATTCATGGCGATCTGCAAACTTGAGAGTAGTCCAAGCTCCTTCGGTATTCCACCAGAGAATTGATTGCCACCAATCTGTAGAGCTGTCAAATGTGAAAGTTTACCAAGAATAGGTGGTATCTCTCCAGAGAGCCTATTGTCAGCAAATGATAGCAGCTCCAGCTGAGGCAGGCTGCCAACTTCATTTGGCAATGAACCTTCGAAGCTATTTTGGCTGAGATCTAGGCGTTGCAACATAGTGCAATTGAAAATTTCTAATGGTATGCTTCCGCCTAGTCTATTGGATGATATATTGAAGACGACGAGCTTTGACAGATTACCTATTTCTTGAGGCAACTCTGATGTGAAATAGTTATTTGTTAGGTCAAGCCTTTGGAGAGACTTGCAATTGCCTATCTGAGGAGGAATAGGACCATTGAACTTGTTTCGACCCAGCTCAATTGTTGTCAAATTCACCAGATTGCAGAGATCAGTTGGGAAGCTTCCTGTCAGACTGTTATCAGCGAGACGAAGCTGCACCAAGGATTTACAACTGGTGATTCCATGGGGGATGTTCCCAATCAGCTTGTTAGCCCCCAAATTCAACAAAATAAGGTTCGACTGCCTGCAAAGATCTCGAGGTATCTGCCCGGTTATATTATTATTTGAGAAATCCACCACCCAAAGCCGGCTATAGATACCAAATCTTGGAGGTATGTCACCTGACAGCATATTGTTGAATAGTTGCAATTGGATTAGTCTGCTCATGTACTGAAAACAGGCTGGAATTGGGCCACTGAGTGTATTGATCGAAAGATCAAGCTTACTCAAATTCCTCAATACACACAACTCGGTAGGAATAGGGCCAGTGAGTTGGTTTTGGAAGAGATAGAGTAAATACAATCGTGGTATCTTGCCAAATTCCTTTGGTACCCCTCCAGTTAAAACATTCTCTGAAAAGTCAATCTCCTCTGCAAGAGAAAGATTGCCAATTTCTAACGGAATCGTACCATTTAATAAATTCCTGTAGAGGTATAGCCTCTGAAGGTTCTGGATGTTCCCGATTGTTGCAGGAATAGGCCCAACCAGATTATTGTCATAAAGGGCAATTGTCCTAAGATTTATGCAGTTTCCAATCTCTGGGGGAATCACACTAGAAAGCTGATTTCCCCACAATATTAAGTCTGTCATATTTGTCAGTTTCCCAATCTCCTTAGGCAATGGCCCTCCTAACTTGTTTTGTGCAAGACCAAACACCACCAGGTTGAGGCATTCACCTATCTCGACAGGAATGTTACCAGATATTGCATTCTGACCTAACCGGACGGTTTTCAGGTTCTTAAGCCTACCAATAGTATGAGGTATAGAGCCAGAGAGATTATTGCTGTACCCTACCAGGTCCTCGAGTGATGCCATATTACCAATCTCATCAGGTATTGCACCAAAGAGCTTGTTGTTGCACAGGTTGAATGTGATCATCATAGCCAGCTTCCCGAGCTCAGCGGGGATTGTGCCCTGGAACTGGTTGTTGTTCAAGTTGAGCCCCGTCAACTTCGAGCAATTCCCAATCTCTGCAGGGATAGTGCCAGAAAACCCATTGAATGACAGATCAAGGTTAGTCAGCTCAGCCAGGCCACCAATGCTCGGGTCGACGGTGCCCGACAGGTTCATGTTGCTGAGGTTGAGGGACACCACCGCCGGCGTAGACCCCGACGAGCAGTTGACGCCCTTCCACCCGCACGGCGATGGATCCTCGGGGTTCCAGTCGTCAAGGTGGTGGAAGGTGTCAACTATCTGCTTCCTCAGCGTCAGGAGAAGCCAGCCTTCATGGTTCAGGCCATGGCAGGTAGTGGCCAGCAGGAAGGCCAGCGCCACGCCGAGCTGCAGAGCCCAGGGCgtgcgagccgccgccgcagagccCATCTTCCCTTCACAATGGTCGCAGTGGAACCAGAGCCGAACCCCCCCTCCCTACGACCTCGTGCGCTGCCGCATCTCTACGACCTGGAATAGGATGCAAAGAGGAGTTTAGAACATGCAGCAAGAGACGTGAAAAGATCAGCTTTTGGATTGGAAAAAAGATTCTTAGGACCAGGAACTGTCTGCAAGCTAACAAGGAACTACTTTTGCATTGTCTGGACACTAAAAAACAAGGCAGCACAAATCCATCTGAACTCATCTAATCTAAACCCCCCCGAAGGTCAGAGAATCATCCAAAGCTGGGACCGAATTGAGGCCATCCGAATCAAGAAGCACGGCCAAAAACAGCAAGAATCCGATCCCTCTGACCAGGAATGGTACCCGGGCTGGGCTTCAGCTCATCAAGAATCTGAACAGGAGCGGGCGGCCACCCAATCACACCCACCATTTCCCAGCAGTGAAGGGATTTTAGCGCCCAGGGAAACCCCACCTCCCCCCCGAATCACGGGAGCCCCCACCCCATCATCCCCGGCGGGTCCCAGGAACACACCGCCGCGCACCACCCACCGGAAGCAgatcggggagagagagaaaaagaataagaagaagaagaagaagaagagaagaaccgAGTCTTTCCCGACGCGACGCGAGCTCCGCGGTTGCAGAAGCCAAGCCATGCCGCACTGCAACAGCGAGGAGCACACCCACCGGGGAGCACGGTAATGCAAGGTATGCGCGCGCGAACTCACCGCTCACCGACGCGTgctctctcgccgccgccgccgccgcggatgggTCGCCGCTGTCCGCTGGCACGCTGGAGCACCGTTGCGACGGCGAGGTCGGGCCGGGCGCGTCCACCGGCGGGAGCTAGTAGTGGTAGTATTAGGAGGAGGAATGGgcgaggaagagagaagaaaccTCGTCGTGGCTCGccgtggagggaggggggagaagaggtggcggaggtgggagatggagatggagatggaagggGGAGGAAATGGAAGCTGGAAATGGCAGGCAAGCACGCTTTCAAGCTCTTGCGAGGCGTAGCGATCGCGGGCGGTCCCTCTCTCCCTCGATCTAGCCTCCTTTCCTCTCTTACACTTGCTTTCTCTCTGCTTTGCTTTTCGTCCTAATCCGGCCGGCCCCACCAAGCACTTTTAAGTTTTAGCTCcccttgttttttttcctcccctcccccttcttAATTTTCTCTCCTGTTCATATCTACTTGCATTAATGTTGGGTTTTGCTTAAACAGAGTGTTTGTGACCTTGTGTTGTACCCCactgttaaaaaaaactaaaccttCCAGTACAACGAATAAAAAGATTGCAcagatttattatactagaaGAGAATATGACCCCGTGATTCATTGCCCAGATTGCTTCAGACGAAGAAAGTATtatctccatcccataaaataTCAACGAGTACTGAATAATATATTCTATTACTACAAATCTGGATATCTCTATCTAAATTTATTGCAATAAAATGTGTTACATTcagttttagattttttttatgagtaCGCAGTGAGTGAGGTACAGTGGTGAGGAGGAAGGTTCGGGAGATCGGGTTGCTTTGGCCGGCATaaagacgacgaggaggaggcatTCGATGATCGATCTATGCGTCTCCCGGCGGGTTTGGATGGGCGTTTTCGGgggttgattgattgattggtcGTTGTTGTCATGGCTCACGAGTGAGATCAGCTGTTGCGTTCTCCGCTACGTGACTGCACGGGACTCTGTGCTCTAGAGAGAACGAAAGACAGCGCATGCACACGTTTGGAGCCCTACGCGTGGTGGGAGaggtttcctcttcttttttcttttcccgaAAGAATGGAGTTTGACACTTTGACTGCATTGATGTACAGGAGTACGCAGTAACTACTGGCCGGTAAGGTTTGATCGTTTGATACTTTGATTACGATAGTTACCCTCCCTACGGCTAGGAAATGTATTAGCCATGTACTATTAGGGGGTGGAGGAGAGATGGAGTGGGATTGGGATTAAACTTTTAAACTAACTCTCTGTTTGGGAAACAGGTACTTATTacaagtccctgtcacatcggatatttggacgctaatttaaagtattaaacatacactaattataaacccattccataactttagactaattcgcgagacggaTTTTTTagtctaattacaccatgatttgacaatgtgatgcaacagtaaactttttataattatagattaattaggcttaaaaaattcatctcgcagattagctctcatttatgaaattagtttttttattaatctatgtttaatactttaaattaatatccaaacatccgatgtgatatggtttttagccccatctaaacacccagCATCTCGTCTCGTCGTCTTCGACTGTCTGaccaacccaaaaaaaaatgcatccaAAAAGATTGTGCTGCGAGTACTAGCACAGTAGTAGTACTCCTACGTACTCGGCCTCGGGGTGCTCGAGTGAGTGAGTGGCAAGAGAAAGAGGGGGTGATGATCCGAGATCGCACAAAAAGGAGCCTTTACGTGCGTGCGAGTGTGCAAAAATCAGCCTTCTCTCTCGAAACCGGAGAGATGCTAGCCTAGGTGTAATCACACGGGCGGGTGCCTTCAAGtttactcctctctctctcctcttcttttaaTCACTTGGATTAACGCGACGCGGTAGCAGTAGGACTCTACGCGTGGGCCCCAGAGACAGATGTTGTATGGATCGGAGTTTCACGTGCATTTGGCCGGCTTCGTTGTTTCGTTGTAGGGAAGCTTCTGTTCACTTCGTACGACGAGCCGCGAGCGAGTCGTTTCTTGCTGAAAGAACGCCATGACCGGATGACCACTGCGAGCTTGGGCACAAGTCCGTCGCAAAACGTTTTGTATCTCCTGTAGCTGCATGCGTTACACCTATACAAGTACCGTGCCGTTCTGAGTTCTGACCTCAAAGTATAGTACATACGAATTGAACATTACTCCGTATCAATCAGTGTGTGCCTCGAAAATTCAAAGACGACGACCCGCCAGCTGCCCGTAATTGTATTCTGAGTTTTGTTTAGCTTGATCCGCAGTCATGACCAAATAAAAATAGGTTCAGGCATGCCCCTGTTACATTACATCATACAAGATAATGTGCATGAATGTACAGAGCATGCTACatactactcccttcattcctaaatatttgacgcttttaatttttttaaatatatttgaccgtttgtcttattcacaaaatttaagcaattattaattatttttctatcatttgatctattattaaatatactactactactcaagtttttgaataatattcacaaatttttttaaaaagatgaaCGGTTgaaaatgttttaaaaagtcaacgacgtcaaatatttagagaacGAGTTAGTAGTATTTTATCCAGGTAGTCGCTAGCTTGGACGATGTTGTTTgttaggtaaaaaaaaaacccggaTAATAAGCTGTTATATATGTCAGCATCTTTGACAGCACGCAGACACTACTGGTAGTGTACAGATTCCAGTCTTGAGACGCTACACCGTATTCAGCACAGATAATAATTAATTTTCTTGGCCATTTTTTTAGTGGAGAGAAGCCTGTCCATCTAACGGATTAACTAAGCAAACGAGGGGGATTAATTAATCAGGCTAGGCTCTTGTAGCACGAGAAATCAACCGAGGACGGCGACACGGCATCCCGCCGGTCCGGTTGGCTGGTTTTTTCTCCAATTATTCCGTTCGGCTCTTGCGGCGAGCGCGAATGCGCAAGAGAGATACGAGGGACAGAGAAAGGTGAGGCGCAGCATTACTTGGCGGATACAACCAGCGACTGAACTAGCCGGTTACAGTGGGAAAATAGGGGAATGGATCAGACATGGAAAAACCATGGAAAGAACAAGTACAGTACTGAGGTGTACTTAAAAGAAGCATACATCTGTATCTTGACATGCTCTACACGATGGCGAGGCGAAAAATTGTTAGAGGAATCTGGCAGAGGGTAACCTTTTCGTTGTCTCCCCACTCACCTCGGGTTGAAATCATAGAATTAACCCTTATttattaggattttcttttataTTTAAGGAGGTATACAGTTCATATCAATTTAAAAAAAGTACTCAAGTAAAATATGTATAGCAAGATCAAAATATATACGATAAGAACTATTTAAATACCTACCAAAAATATCCCAAAATAATATAGAgtatgacggagctcgtggctcctcaccgggagaccgcgcaggcccccctttgccagttcggccgggggcttagggtgaaatctcaagctctctcggtatgtggaaagatcgcgaacCCAAAAGTAACGCGAGACGCAGGAgacgtatacaggttcgggccgctgggaagcgtaataccctactcctgtgtttttggtggatctgtgtatggaCAAGTTACAAAGTATGAACCAGCCAAGGAAAAAATCAATCCCCCAAGATCGGATCTGGAGAAGGCCTTGCGTCCCCCAGTCctccccttctttttttctctttcttttttttttaagtgggcaaggtcctccttttatatctcaaggggataccacatgcccctctctctttccaaactggacttttcctctcttcataaatggacggagattggtatggttgctgtccgttgctgacgcgaccagtatcagaccggtcacagatcggtcattcttgtcctccacgcgtcagtttagcaatctgcatgttcgcccttcttcatgtaACATCTTccctgtaatggttgggatgaagcctggtatatatctgaccggggctaacgtgccatctctaagagattacacgctagctccggcttgagacgagtgcctagaggctttcgtcttgacgggatggggcaaggcgtgcgtcagaccgccagtcgccacctaacccgtgatctgaccggtctgtgactggtcacagaccggataaaggaacgcgctgtactgcgctgcatgcagcgtgacacgcttgaccagaccgcaataaatgcggttaggtgagccctgccgtgttcacctaacccatacatgTGACGAAAAAACccccaaggggtcggggcgcctcggccctcggggccgggacAGGAGTCACCCGActcccctcggggaaatcaggaggagggcggacacctcaccctcgggcccgacgtccccgagggtgccaggccacgtgggcgattgtgtctgcctcaagcctctggtcacgatactcccggtcccatatcaccgacagtagcccccggcgttatgccagggcgatcgcccttctcaagggaagcggtcgggcgtgacgccactcctaaagcctggtgacaggtagGACCGGTCCCCATGGtagggcagaaacccaacggtctcaaaccatGCACATCGGTAATGGTAACTGGACTGTCAATAATGGATagcgctggatgagttccctcccgggaccgaggacgacgcgcgcgcgcgggtccgggatgccgccgaccacatcgtccacagtttcgaggggtcggcccctcgactcgcgttcgcccccaactccgacgaggagggcgatgccaGCGGTGCAGACGAccgtgacgacgaggccggcgacccgggcgcatcggattgagcccccaggcccccgccaatctccagtttttcctttttctttcttctaaggccttcaggcctcttttttgtatagatcaacttaatctgcaataaaaaatgatgaagaaaaaaaaattctttgtgttaatttt
This window of the Oryza sativa Japonica Group chromosome 4, ASM3414082v1 genome carries:
- the LOC4336341 gene encoding LOW QUALITY PROTEIN: probable leucine-rich repeat receptor-like protein kinase At5g63930 (The sequence of the model RefSeq protein was modified relative to this genomic sequence to represent the inferred CDS: substituted 1 base at 1 genomic stop codon) translates to MGSAAAARTPWALQLGVALAFLLATTCHGLNHEGWLLLTLRKQIVDTFHHLDDWNPEDPSPCGWKGVNCSSGSTPAVVSLNLSNMNLSGTVDPSIGGLAELTNLDLSFNGFSGTIPAEIGNCSKLTGLNLNNNQFQGTIPAELGKLAMMITFNLCNNKLFGAIPDEIGNMASLEDLVGYSNNLSGSIPHTIGRLKNLKTVRLGQNAISGNIPVEIGECLNLVVFGLAQNKLGGPLPKEIGKLTNMTDLILWGNQLSSVIPPEIGNCINLRTIALYDNNLVGPIPATIGNIQNLQRLYLYRNLLNGTIPLEIGNLSLAEEIDFSENVLTGGVPKEFGKIPRLYLLYLFQNQLTGPIPTELCVLRNLSKLDLSINTLSGPIPACFQYMSRLIQLQLFNNMLSGDIPPRFGIYSRLWVVDFSNNNITGQIPRDLCRQSNLILLNLGANKLIGNIPHGITSCKSLVQLRLADNSLTGSFPTDLCNLVNLTTIELGRNKFNGPIPPQIGNCKSLQRLDLTNNYFTSELPQEIGNLSKLVVFNISSNRLGGSIPLEIFNCTMLQRLDLSQNSFEGSLPNEVGSLPQLELLSFADNRLSGEIPPILGKLSHLTALQIGGNQFSGGIPKELGLLSSLQIAMNLSYNNLSGNIPSELGNLALLENLFLNNNKLTGEIPDTFANLSSLLEFNVSYNNLTGALPTIPLFDNMASTSFLGNKGLCGGQLGKCGSESISSSQSSNSGSPPLGKVIAIVAAVIGGISLILIVIIVYHMRKPLETVAPLQDKQIFSAGSNMQVSTKDAYTFQELVSATNNFDESCVIGRGACGTVYRAILKAGQTIAVKKLASNREGSNTDNSFRAEILTLGKIRHRNIVKLYGFIYHQGSNLLLYEYMPRGSLGELLHGQSSSSLDWETRFMIALGSAEGLSYLHHDCKPRIIHRDIKSNNILLDENFEAHVGDFGLAKVIDMPYSKSMSAIAGSYGYIAPEYAYTMKVTEKSDIYSYGVVLLELLTGRAPVQPLELGGDLVTWVKNYIRDNSLGPGILDKNLNLEDKTSVDHMIEVLKIALLCTSMSPYDRPPMRNVVVMLSESRDRARMSSSSSPASDHSSKKDNLXCIYICSSQGNALLLPLSPHHSQRPLPPKYRTPRPHHHLTMAAEGEEARSPHVVLFPFLAHGHIPAFLRLAGHLQTLRPGLAVTLVSTPRLLGSLSLPATSPPIRLHALPFAPADHGLPDGAESLADLHVHQFITLFRASESLRPAFDGFVAGIRPPVCVIADSFFAWTADVARARGASHAVFLPGGAFGHAVFFSVWEHLPHTLTAGGDEFPLLPDFPDVVLHRTQIPQYMLAATGADPWTAFFRRVIPCCRKTDAVLVNTIQELETSGLDMLRASFGVQTWAIGPILAAPDPSKSQDDDDTSIIRWLDAHPRRSVLYISFGSQNSISIRQMAELALGLEASGRPFVWAVRPPVGFDPKDGFDPGWLPAGFEDRMARAGRGLVVRGWAPQARILAHPSTGAFLTHCGWNSILESLRHGVPLLGWPVGAEQFFNAMVVVEWGVCVEVARGNLESSAVESGEVAEAVGAVMGETEKGEAMRRKAGEIARAMAAAWEGPAGSSAASLERFLRCVEASALRDSCLGAS